Proteins encoded by one window of Massilia sp. NR 4-1:
- a CDS encoding SAM-dependent methyltransferase produces MPDSVNKQDPAPRQQAEAAWQELARAIAAADNVSEQGPDHPLPPDQVGELTIIGSGIETVGFSLGDQELIRSADHVFYCVADPATVVWIRDLRPDAHDLYVLYDDNKVRYVTYMQMAEAMLHHVRQAKKVVAIYYGHPGVFVLSTHRAILIARREGHRATMRAGVSALDCLCADLGVDPSHPGLQTHEASDMLIRLRKPDTSLHVVLWQVGLIGEMGFRRKGYVNSNFSILIDYLQGVYGKDYPVTHYVASRYPTIPPLIETYPLSRLHEPDIQLRVTGISTFYLAPRDAVEADHDMLQRLGLLQPGETVKPAGSPLRDIGRYGPREMKAFKAFKNFRIPRDYRWQEDTGASRFLLRLKQDLNFQDLYRRTPGQAVAAEAFSGLSEREQYLLATRDPGGIQIAAKGAALRSDANQGFLHALLNQRPLARQVLQLAQSKTQGGKDKLVQLAGKHDLSPDMDNMRSDIDLLLREHLGAWTGVYYGDAGQLIVLIGNAGGPRSSGLFVNGVQIRPFKFQRGVLQWQAQRGNRSNGLLRFDVDQNGKRRLIGCNIWPAGQDMPKNAAFSAREPELQRPHPSQRVGRYRQASSGGTLELAVTSDPQRGRYLAARLNGQVLPGALKADGNSLTVGENRFEFGAPGSSADGLWLPQAGQLDLFGGRYIVRVAGKGQTVSHTLVLGRGEAAIDGTALTPAVTGLTAFTWSDGPVQARSGSLQVQIDPVTLLPLLFGTLQTAAGEQQQCYGMVAAGPNAVAERPEPDFSLPLPAWQSLVALCSNASRTGGLLLWHKWEKAQFAAKVMNVALRRLLP; encoded by the coding sequence GGAACTGATACGCAGCGCCGACCATGTTTTCTACTGCGTGGCCGACCCGGCCACCGTGGTCTGGATCAGGGACTTGCGGCCCGACGCGCATGACCTGTACGTGCTGTACGACGACAACAAGGTGCGCTATGTGACGTATATGCAGATGGCGGAGGCCATGCTCCACCACGTGCGCCAGGCGAAGAAGGTGGTGGCGATCTATTACGGGCATCCGGGCGTTTTCGTCCTCTCCACCCACCGCGCCATCCTGATCGCCCGCCGTGAAGGACACCGCGCCACCATGCGCGCCGGCGTCAGCGCGCTGGATTGCCTGTGCGCCGACCTGGGCGTGGACCCCAGCCACCCCGGCCTGCAGACCCACGAGGCCTCGGACATGCTGATCCGCCTGCGCAAGCCGGACACCAGCCTGCACGTGGTGCTGTGGCAGGTCGGCCTGATCGGCGAAATGGGTTTCCGCCGCAAAGGCTATGTGAACAGCAATTTCTCCATACTCATCGACTATCTGCAAGGGGTGTACGGCAAAGACTATCCCGTCACCCATTATGTGGCTTCGCGCTATCCGACCATCCCGCCGCTGATCGAAACCTATCCCCTCTCCCGCCTACACGAGCCGGACATCCAGCTGCGTGTGACCGGCATCTCCACCTTCTATCTGGCGCCGCGCGACGCGGTGGAGGCGGACCACGATATGCTGCAGCGCCTTGGCCTGCTGCAGCCGGGCGAAACGGTCAAGCCCGCAGGCAGTCCGCTGCGCGATATCGGCCGCTATGGCCCACGCGAAATGAAAGCCTTCAAAGCTTTCAAGAACTTCCGCATCCCGCGCGATTATCGCTGGCAGGAGGACACCGGCGCCAGCCGCTTCCTGCTGCGGCTCAAGCAGGATCTGAACTTTCAGGATCTGTACCGCCGTACTCCCGGCCAGGCCGTTGCCGCCGAAGCCTTTTCCGGCCTGAGCGAGCGCGAACAGTATCTGCTGGCGACGCGCGATCCGGGCGGCATCCAGATCGCGGCCAAGGGCGCTGCCCTGCGCTCGGACGCCAACCAGGGCTTCCTGCATGCGCTGCTGAACCAGCGGCCGCTGGCGCGCCAGGTGCTGCAGCTGGCGCAGTCCAAAACCCAGGGCGGCAAGGACAAGCTGGTCCAGCTGGCCGGCAAGCACGATCTGTCACCGGATATGGACAATATGCGCAGCGATATCGATCTGCTGCTGCGCGAGCATCTGGGTGCCTGGACCGGCGTGTATTACGGCGATGCGGGCCAGTTGATCGTCCTGATCGGCAATGCCGGCGGGCCGCGCAGCAGCGGCTTGTTCGTTAACGGCGTGCAGATACGGCCCTTCAAATTCCAGCGCGGCGTGCTGCAATGGCAGGCGCAGCGCGGCAACCGTAGCAACGGCTTGCTGCGCTTCGACGTGGACCAGAACGGCAAGCGGCGCCTGATCGGCTGCAATATCTGGCCCGCCGGGCAGGATATGCCGAAGAATGCCGCTTTCTCCGCGCGCGAACCCGAGCTGCAAAGACCACACCCCAGCCAGCGCGTGGGCCGCTACCGGCAGGCCAGCAGCGGCGGCACGCTGGAACTGGCCGTCACCAGCGATCCGCAGCGCGGACGCTATCTGGCGGCCCGCCTCAACGGCCAAGTGCTGCCCGGCGCGCTCAAGGCCGATGGCAACAGCCTGACGGTGGGCGAGAACCGCTTCGAGTTCGGCGCACCAGGCAGCAGCGCCGATGGCCTGTGGCTGCCGCAAGCCGGCCAGCTCGACCTGTTCGGCGGCCGCTATATCGTGCGCGTGGCCGGCAAGGGGCAGACCGTGTCCCACACCCTGGTTCTGGGACGGGGCGAGGCGGCTATCGACGGCACCGCCCTCACGCCAGCGGTGACGGGACTGACGGCCTTCACCTGGTCGGATGGTCCGGTGCAAGCGCGCAGCGGCAGCCTGCAGGTACAAATCGACCCTGTGACCTTGCTTCCGCTGCTCTTCGGCACCCTGCAAACGGCGGCAGGCGAGCAGCAGCAGTGCTATGGCATGGTGGCGGCCGGCCCCAATGCCGTGGCCGAGCGGCCGGAACCCGATTTCAGCCTCCCCTTGCCCGCCTGGCAATCGCTGGTGGCCCTATGTTCCAATGCCAGCCGCACGGGCGGCCTGCTGCTTTGGCATAAATGGGAAAAGGCGCAGTTCGCGGCCAAGGTCATGAATGTGGCCCTGCGCCGCCTGCTACCCTGA
- a CDS encoding protein phosphatase 2C domain-containing protein, which yields MPWTAICEGAGKHRNEDLIAVHEHIGVTDILVIDGATSLAECDYIDTEEGDVAWFARQFAAELHKILSPNATQDALVKQAIDATRAAWLARTEKAEIPRYAHPIAALSWSRIFHHAESDELHLYSLGDCKTLRRSADGEVRDLDPWINPQEGVLQREIGAMLAKGVSDPAERRTLLTPLLRRRREEQNAAPEPSILCLHPQGPFAARKSVLRIEPGTTLLSMTDGFYRLSDPYELYSPAQLVEACTTRGLDAMLSELRAAEAASAAKGGLMVKAADDAAAVLWASAAAACAAP from the coding sequence ATGCCGTGGACCGCGATATGTGAAGGTGCAGGAAAACACCGCAACGAAGACCTGATCGCAGTCCACGAGCATATTGGCGTTACCGATATCCTTGTCATCGACGGCGCCACCTCGCTGGCTGAATGCGACTACATCGACACGGAGGAAGGCGACGTCGCCTGGTTCGCGCGCCAGTTCGCCGCCGAGCTGCACAAAATACTCAGCCCAAACGCCACGCAAGATGCGCTCGTAAAGCAGGCCATCGACGCTACCCGCGCCGCTTGGCTAGCTCGTACCGAAAAGGCCGAGATACCGCGCTACGCCCATCCAATCGCCGCCCTAAGCTGGAGCCGCATATTCCACCACGCCGAGTCGGACGAGCTACACCTGTATAGCCTGGGCGACTGCAAAACGCTGCGGCGCAGCGCAGATGGCGAAGTCCGCGACCTGGACCCCTGGATCAATCCGCAAGAAGGCGTGCTGCAGCGCGAAATCGGCGCCATGCTGGCGAAAGGCGTGAGCGACCCTGCGGAACGCCGCACCTTGCTGACGCCCTTGCTGAGGCGCCGCCGCGAAGAGCAAAACGCTGCGCCAGAGCCATCGATACTGTGCTTGCATCCCCAAGGCCCATTCGCCGCGCGCAAGTCCGTGTTGCGGATAGAACCCGGCACCACATTGCTAAGCATGACCGATGGCTTCTATCGCCTGTCCGACCCGTATGAACTGTATTCGCCGGCACAATTGGTCGAAGCCTGTACCACGCGCGGCCTCGATGCCATGCTTTCCGAGCTGCGTGCCGCCGAAGCGGCCAGCGCTGCCAAGGGCGGCCTGATGGTCAAGGCCGCCGACGATGCCGCGGCCGTGCTGTGGGCATCGGCCGCCGCCGCTTGCGCCGCGCCGTGA
- a CDS encoding TetR/AcrR family transcriptional regulator has protein sequence MSTQITDLRQHILEVAKPLLLNKGYTAVGLTELLATAGIPKGSFYHYFDSKEGFGQALLDWYFGAYLAFLDDLLARPGKAQQRLMGFWQYWLDAQGGEDPAAKCLAVKLSAEVSDLSESMRVTLEQGTQGVIQRLTQCIAEGRTDGSLAHVKDAAQLANTLYQLWLGASLLAKVTRSRAPLESAMTGTRQLLKPPK, from the coding sequence ATGAGCACGCAAATCACTGATCTCCGTCAGCACATCCTTGAAGTCGCCAAGCCGCTGTTGCTGAACAAGGGCTATACGGCGGTTGGCCTGACCGAGCTGCTGGCGACGGCTGGCATTCCCAAAGGTTCCTTCTACCACTATTTCGATTCCAAGGAAGGCTTTGGACAGGCGTTGCTTGACTGGTACTTCGGCGCTTATCTGGCCTTTCTCGACGACTTGCTGGCGCGGCCGGGCAAGGCGCAGCAAAGGCTGATGGGTTTCTGGCAGTACTGGCTCGATGCGCAGGGCGGCGAAGATCCGGCGGCGAAATGCCTGGCGGTCAAGCTGAGCGCCGAAGTGAGCGACCTGTCGGAGAGCATGCGCGTGACGCTGGAGCAGGGTACGCAAGGCGTGATCCAGCGCTTGACCCAGTGTATCGCTGAGGGCCGCACCGATGGTTCGTTGGCCCATGTGAAGGATGCCGCGCAACTGGCGAATACTCTCTATCAGCTATGGCTGGGCGCCAGCCTGCTGGCCAAGGTCACACGCAGCCGCGCCCCGCTGGAAAGCGCCATGACGGGGACGCGGCAACTGCTCAAGCCACCCAAATAG
- a CDS encoding streptomycin biosynthesis enzyme StrG: protein MLLLDYDIRRYAFAKVVARQVYRVPALERLHVYWLAQKIRRSAAPCLTHADNLLLRQRMQDLPDDDLFYVIYNAFVKEVIGTAFQRRLSYSMHPKMRVHLAGTPSVSNWHRDADVTGRVDQINVWLPFTDTFDSNTLWVESDYGKGDYQPIPVRYGQALVFDGGYLSHGSVANDTQQTRVSIDFRFAPRGDSLPPKAKAILGRRPADLNRGQTMETLEYEY, encoded by the coding sequence ATGCTGCTGCTCGACTACGACATCCGGCGCTACGCCTTTGCCAAGGTGGTGGCGCGCCAGGTCTACCGCGTGCCGGCACTTGAGCGGCTGCACGTGTACTGGCTGGCGCAGAAGATCCGGCGCAGCGCGGCGCCCTGTTTGACGCATGCGGACAATCTGCTGCTGCGCCAGCGCATGCAGGACTTGCCGGACGACGACCTGTTCTACGTGATCTATAACGCTTTCGTCAAAGAGGTGATCGGCACCGCCTTCCAGCGCCGCCTGTCCTATTCGATGCATCCGAAAATGCGCGTGCACCTGGCCGGCACGCCATCGGTCAGCAACTGGCACCGCGACGCCGATGTGACCGGGCGCGTCGACCAGATCAATGTCTGGCTGCCTTTCACCGACACTTTCGACAGCAACACGCTCTGGGTTGAAAGCGATTATGGCAAGGGCGACTACCAGCCCATCCCGGTGCGCTACGGCCAGGCGCTGGTTTTCGACGGCGGCTACCTGTCCCATGGCAGCGTCGCCAACGACACGCAGCAGACCCGCGTGAGTATCGACTTCCGCTTCGCCCCGCGCGGAGACAGCCTGCCGCCCAAGGCAAAAGCCATTCTGGGACGGCGTCCGGCCGATTTGAACAGAGGGCAAACAATGGAGACTCTAGAATATGAGTACTGA
- a CDS encoding aspartate kinase has product MALIVHKYGGTSMGSTERIKNVARRVAKWHDAGHQIVVVPSAMSGETNRLIALAKEIHNPPDPRELDMIASTGEQVSVGLLSIALHALGKDAVSYAGWQVAIKTDSAFTKARIQSIDDERVRKDLEQGRIVVITGFQGVDENDNIATLGRGGSDTSAVAIAAALKADECLIYTDVDGVYTTDPRVVSEARRLKAITFEEMLELASLGSKVLQTRSVEFAGNYRVPTRVLSSLTDPMMDLETEANSGTLISFEEDTHMEQAVISGIAFNRDEAKITVLGVPDRPGVAFHILGPVADANVEVDMIIQNQSVDGKTDFTFTVSRNDYQKALDVLAGQKAEIGYSSILGDAKVSKISVVGVGMRSHVGVASQMFRTLSEEGINIMMISTSEIKISVLIDEKYMELAVRALHKAFELDKE; this is encoded by the coding sequence ATGGCATTAATCGTTCACAAATACGGCGGTACGTCGATGGGCTCGACGGAACGCATCAAGAACGTCGCGCGTCGGGTCGCCAAATGGCACGATGCGGGACACCAGATCGTGGTGGTGCCGTCGGCCATGTCCGGCGAAACCAACCGACTGATCGCCCTGGCCAAGGAAATTCACAACCCGCCCGATCCGCGCGAACTGGACATGATTGCGTCCACCGGCGAACAGGTATCGGTAGGTCTGCTGTCCATCGCGCTGCACGCGCTGGGCAAGGATGCGGTGTCCTACGCCGGCTGGCAAGTAGCGATTAAGACCGATTCCGCCTTCACCAAAGCCCGCATCCAGTCGATCGACGACGAGCGTGTGCGCAAAGACCTGGAGCAGGGCCGCATTGTCGTCATCACCGGCTTCCAGGGCGTGGACGAGAACGACAATATCGCCACCCTGGGCCGTGGCGGTTCCGACACCTCGGCCGTGGCGATCGCCGCCGCGCTCAAAGCCGACGAGTGCCTGATCTACACCGACGTCGATGGCGTCTACACCACCGATCCGCGCGTCGTTTCCGAAGCGCGCCGCCTGAAAGCGATCACCTTCGAAGAAATGCTGGAACTGGCCTCGCTCGGTTCCAAAGTGCTGCAGACGCGCTCCGTCGAATTCGCCGGCAACTACCGCGTGCCGACACGCGTGCTGTCGTCGCTGACCGATCCGATGATGGATCTCGAAACCGAAGCCAATTCCGGCACCCTGATCTCGTTTGAGGAAGACACACACATGGAACAAGCAGTCATCTCCGGCATCGCCTTCAACCGCGACGAAGCCAAAATCACCGTGCTGGGCGTGCCGGACCGCCCAGGGGTCGCCTTCCACATCCTGGGCCCGGTGGCCGACGCCAATGTCGAAGTGGACATGATCATACAGAATCAGTCCGTGGACGGTAAAACCGACTTCACTTTCACCGTTTCGCGCAACGATTACCAGAAGGCGCTTGACGTGCTGGCCGGCCAGAAGGCCGAGATCGGCTACTCCAGCATCCTGGGCGACGCCAAGGTCTCGAAGATCTCCGTCGTTGGCGTCGGCATGCGCAGCCACGTTGGCGTGGCCTCGCAGATGTTCCGCACCTTGTCCGAAGAAGGCATCAACATCATGATGATCTCTACTTCCGAGATCAAGATTTCCGTCCTGATCGACGAGAAATACATGGAATTGGCGGTGCGCGCGCTGCACAAAGCGTTCGAACTGGATAAAGAATAA
- a CDS encoding putative quinol monooxygenase produces MQPAAAGRIFANSCFSGGKMIVEYIRYKLHHTETASAEEASAAFEAAYRNACASLDISPHCLSYELSRCVEETDHYVLRIEWDSAEGHLSGFRRAPEFAPFLAAIRPYINQIEEMRHYAPVRIGSGAHAKDGAPA; encoded by the coding sequence ATGCAGCCTGCTGCTGCAGGCCGGATTTTTGCCAATTCATGCTTCTCTGGAGGAAAGATGATTGTCGAGTATATTCGCTACAAGCTGCATCACACGGAAACGGCGTCCGCCGAGGAAGCGTCTGCCGCATTCGAGGCGGCTTATCGCAACGCCTGCGCCTCGCTGGATATTTCGCCGCACTGCCTGTCTTACGAGCTGTCGCGCTGCGTTGAGGAAACCGACCATTATGTGCTGCGGATTGAATGGGATTCGGCCGAGGGACATCTGAGCGGCTTTCGCCGCGCGCCGGAGTTCGCGCCGTTTCTGGCGGCGATCCGCCCGTATATCAATCAGATCGAAGAGATGCGGCATTATGCACCGGTACGCATCGGCAGCGGCGCGCACGCGAAAGATGGGGCGCCGGCATAA
- a CDS encoding GFA family protein encodes MEIWMRTSEDICLRGSCLCGGIRYRMQKPVRYACHCYCTMCRKQHGAAAGSYAVLPSANVVFERGAELVTEYASSEQGRRGFCSVCGSTLFWRSTQTPQTIAITLGTLDQAYDGPVEQELHTDTKPAWLPLRSPG; translated from the coding sequence ATGGAGATCTGGATGCGTACGAGTGAGGATATTTGCCTGCGCGGCAGCTGTCTTTGCGGCGGCATCCGCTATCGGATGCAAAAGCCGGTGCGCTATGCCTGTCATTGCTACTGCACCATGTGCCGGAAACAGCATGGCGCGGCAGCAGGCTCGTACGCCGTTTTGCCCAGCGCGAATGTGGTGTTTGAGCGAGGCGCGGAACTGGTGACGGAATACGCCTCCTCCGAGCAAGGAAGGCGCGGCTTTTGCAGCGTTTGCGGTTCAACCTTATTCTGGCGCAGCACGCAGACGCCGCAGACCATCGCCATCACATTGGGAACGCTGGATCAGGCATACGACGGTCCGGTGGAGCAGGAACTGCATACCGATACCAAGCCGGCCTGGCTGCCACTTCGCTCGCCGGGATAA
- a CDS encoding VOC family protein produces the protein MTVKRMDNVGIVVENLDAAIDFFSELGLNLEGRAPIEGDWADGVTGLHGMRVEIAMLRTPDGHSRLELSRFLAPPVAADHRNAPVNALGYLRVMFTVEDIDDTLERLSKRGAKLVGSVVRYEDAYRLCYIRGPEGILIGLAEELGRSPAG, from the coding sequence ATGACAGTCAAGCGCATGGACAACGTTGGCATCGTGGTTGAGAACCTCGACGCTGCCATCGACTTCTTCAGTGAGCTCGGCCTGAACCTCGAAGGCCGCGCCCCCATCGAAGGCGACTGGGCGGATGGCGTCACCGGATTGCACGGCATGCGCGTCGAGATCGCCATGCTGCGCACACCGGACGGCCACAGCCGGCTCGAACTATCCCGCTTCCTCGCCCCACCCGTGGCCGCCGACCACCGCAACGCCCCGGTCAATGCCCTCGGCTACCTGCGCGTCATGTTCACCGTGGAAGACATCGACGATACGCTCGAACGGCTCTCCAAACGCGGCGCAAAGCTCGTCGGCAGCGTGGTCCGGTATGAAGATGCCTACCGGCTCTGCTATATTCGCGGTCCCGAAGGCATTCTCATTGGGCTTGCCGAAGAACTCGGGCGATCGCCGGCCGGCTGA